From the Roseateles sp. XES5 genome, one window contains:
- a CDS encoding CsbD family protein, with translation MVGSTSDKIKGTANELAGKAKQAAGKAAGSPKLRAEGAMQETKGKTQKTVGKAKDAVKGAVDRL, from the coding sequence ATGGTGGGTAGCACGAGCGACAAGATCAAGGGCACGGCCAACGAACTGGCGGGCAAGGCCAAGCAGGCGGCCGGCAAGGCAGCCGGCAGCCCCAAGCTGCGCGCCGAAGGCGCAATGCAGGAAACCAAGGGCAAGACCCAGAAGACGGTCGGCAAGGCCAAGGATGCCGTGAAGGGCGCGGTCGACCGCCTCTGA
- a CDS encoding YqgE/AlgH family protein produces the protein MALSVLKNERERGFLDGQFLIAMPGMADANFARTVVYICAHSEDGAMGFVINRAQQLSFSDVLLHLDLLGEDEVIRLPGSTLDFPIRCGGPVESGRGFVLHSDDYLSESSIPVSDDICLTATLDIVRAISRGRGPQRGLMMLGYAGWGAGQIESEIGANGWLTCPAQEELIFDTNLDSKYERALGLMGITPAMLSTEAGHA, from the coding sequence ATGGCTCTGTCGGTTCTGAAAAACGAGCGAGAACGCGGCTTCCTTGACGGTCAGTTCCTGATCGCCATGCCGGGGATGGCCGACGCCAATTTCGCCCGCACCGTCGTCTATATCTGCGCCCATTCGGAAGACGGCGCGATGGGCTTCGTCATCAACCGGGCGCAGCAACTGAGTTTTTCCGACGTTTTGCTGCATCTCGACCTTCTCGGCGAGGACGAGGTGATCCGCCTGCCGGGCTCGACGCTGGATTTCCCCATCCGCTGCGGCGGGCCGGTGGAAAGCGGCCGTGGCTTCGTCCTCCATTCGGACGACTACCTGTCCGAATCCTCCATCCCCGTCAGCGACGACATCTGCCTGACGGCGACGCTGGATATCGTGCGCGCCATTTCCCGCGGGCGTGGCCCGCAGCGCGGGCTGATGATGCTCGGCTATGCCGGCTGGGGCGCGGGGCAGATCGAAAGCGAGATCGGCGCCAACGGCTGGCTGACCTGCCCGGCGCAGGAAGAACTGATCTTCGACACCAACCTCGACAGCAAGTACGAGCGCGCTCTCGGCCTCATGGGCATCACGCCGGCCATGCTCTCCACCGAGGCCGGCCACGCCTGA